In Rhinolophus ferrumequinum isolate MPI-CBG mRhiFer1 chromosome 7, mRhiFer1_v1.p, whole genome shotgun sequence, the following proteins share a genomic window:
- the BASP1 gene encoding brain acid soluble protein 1 has translation MGGKLSKKKKGYNVNDEKAKEKDKKAEGAGTEEEGTAKENETQAAAESTEVKEGQEEKPEKDAQDAAKKPEDKEGKKDTDTATADAPKAEPEQTEGAADGKPEPAKDAEQEQAAPAGPAAGDAPKASEAEAPAEPAAASKVDDKGKETGEPTKTEAPAAPAAQETKSDGAPASDSKPSSTEAAPSSKETPAATEAPSSTPKAQAPAAPADEVKPADAPAANSDQTVAVRE, from the coding sequence ATGGGAGGCAAGCTGAGCAAGAAGAAGAAGGGATACAATGTGAATGATGAGAAGGCCAAGGAGAAAGACAAGAAGGCTGAAGGAGCAGGGACGGAAGAAGAGGGGACCGCGAAGGAAAATGAGACCCAGGCGGCTGCAGAGTCCACCGAGGTGAAGGAGGGCCAGGAGGAGAAGCCGGAGAAGGATGCCCAGGACGCTGCCAAGAAGCCGGAAGACAAGGAAGGCAAGAAAGACACAGACACGGCCACGGCAGACGCTCCGAAGGCAGAGCCCGAGCAGACGGAGGGGGCCGCCGACGGGAAGCCGGAACCCGCGAAGGATGCGGAGCAGGAGCAGGCGGCCCCCGCGGGCCCGGCTGCAGGCGATGCCCCCAAGGCTTCCGAGGCCGAGGCCCCTGCGGAACCCGCAGCTGCCTCCAAGGTGGATGACAAGGGCAAGGAGACAGGGGAACCCACAAAGACTGAGGCTCCCGCAGCTCCTGCCGCACAGGAAACGAAAAGTGACGGGGCCCCGGCTTCAGACTCAAAACCCAGCAGCACTGAGGCTGCCCCATCGTCCAAGGAGACCCCAGCAGCCACGGAAGCACCCAGTTCCACGCCCAAGGCCCAGGCCCCCGCAGCCCCAGCAGACGAGGTTAAACCTGCCGACGCCCCGGCAGCTAATTCCGATCAAACCGTAGCAGTGAGAGAGTAA